In Phycisphaerae bacterium RAS2, the DNA window TTTCGTTGACGCAGGCGGCGACGGGATTGGCCTCGGAGTTTCTCATCGGCGAGTTGCTGGGGCTGGCGGCGGGCGCGGCGCTGTTCGCGGCGCAGATGGCGGGCAACGTCGTGAGTCAGCAGGCGGGCCTTTCGCTCGGGCAGGTGTTCAACCCGATGCTCGATGAAGAGACGACCGTGCTGGATCAGTTGTGGTTCTTCGGGGCGTTGATGTTCTTCTTTGCGTTTCGAGGGCATCTGGCGGTCGTGTCGGCGTTGCTTGGGAGTTTTGAGCTCGTGCCGCCGATGAGCATCACGTTCGACGCGGGGCTGCTGGATGTCGCGGCGGGGCTGGCGACGAGCATGTTCGAGGCAACGCTGCGCCTGGCTGGTCCGTCGGTGCTGGCGCTGCTGGCGACGTCGCTCGTGCTGGGCTTCCTGACGAAGACGATGCCGCAGTTGAACATCCTTTCGGTCGGCTTTGCATTCAAAGTTGCGGTCGGTCTGGTTGCAGTGGCCGCGACGATGGCATGTTCGGGTAATTTGATTGCGGACACCGCCGCCGAGAGCCTTGATTCGGTGGGGCGATACTGGCAAGTCGCCGCGGAGGGCCTGACGCGTGGCGGATGACAAACAGGACCGGACAGAAGCCCCGACGCCGCGCCGCCGTTTCGAAGCGCGCGAGAAGGGGCAGGTCGCGCGCAGCGCCGACTTGACGTCTGCCCTCCTGCTGCTGGGAGGTCTGGTCAGCCTCAAATTGTTCGGTCCGCGCCTGATGACTTCGTTGATGGACTTCATGTCGGCGCAGTTGACGATGCACAACCCCGAGACGGCGGCACGACTCGACATGCCCGTGTTGCTCGCGGCGATCGGCATGACGCTGACGGCTTCGGCGGGACCGATCATGCTTGGGCTGGTGGTCGTGGCGGCGCTGTCGAATCTGTTGCAGGTCGGGATTCTCGTTTCGAGCACGGCGCTCTCGCCGAATTTGAGCCGGCTCAATCCGATCAGCGGCTTCGGCAAGCTGTTCAGCGGGCGGACGGGCATGCAGCTCGTGATGAACCTGCTGAAGCTGTTTGTTGTTTCGTATTTTGTCTATCAGGCGGCCATGGACAACAGCGGGCGTATTCTCATGGCCATGGCCGTCGGCGGGTGGGAGCAGCTCGCCCTGCTGTCGGATGTGCTGTACGACATGGGGTTGCGCATCGCGATCGTGCTCGTGGTGCTGGCGCTGATCGATTACGTGTATCAACGGCGGAAGTTCGAGGCCGATCTGCGCATGACCAAGCAC includes these proteins:
- a CDS encoding flagellar biosynthesis protein FliR → MPLSLLQLEMLLPAFMMVLARTAGAVVAVPMFSNAQIPAMVKVLLAVTLGFVAFPVVMPMLPTDVSLTQAATGLASEFLIGELLGLAAGAALFAAQMAGNVVSQQAGLSLGQVFNPMLDEETTVLDQLWFFGALMFFFAFRGHLAVVSALLGSFELVPPMSITFDAGLLDVAAGLATSMFEATLRLAGPSVLALLATSLVLGFLTKTMPQLNILSVGFAFKVAVGLVAVAATMACSGNLIADTAAESLDSVGRYWQVAAEGLTRGG
- the flhB gene encoding Flagellar biosynthetic protein FlhB, which produces MADDKQDRTEAPTPRRRFEAREKGQVARSADLTSALLLLGGLVSLKLFGPRLMTSLMDFMSAQLTMHNPETAARLDMPVLLAAIGMTLTASAGPIMLGLVVVAALSNLLQVGILVSSTALSPNLSRLNPISGFGKLFSGRTGMQLVMNLLKLFVVSYFVYQAAMDNSGRILMAMAVGGWEQLALLSDVLYDMGLRIAIVLVVLALIDYVYQRRKFEADLRMTKHEVKEEMRSMEGDPIIKSRRRKMQFVALMQQIRKAVPTADVVVTNPTELAVAIKYDQKSMAAPKVVAKGADLIAAKIREVAIASGVPILERKPLAQALYKTVEVGQEIPEQFYKAIAEVLAYVYELSGKARAMRRGSAA